One Rhododendron vialii isolate Sample 1 chromosome 2a, ASM3025357v1 genomic region harbors:
- the LOC131316149 gene encoding zinc finger BED domain-containing protein RICESLEEPER 2-like — translation MGLKEIDVVVDKIRECVKYMKGSQARKQKLLECVAQYSLDSKRGLRQDVPTRWNSTYLMLASAIYYQRAFCQLQLSDSNFKHCPSQEEWGRAEKICQFLKVFYDATCIFSGSKYPTSNLYFPKVCAIQFLLNKEMNSTDPFMRRTATQMMVKFDKYWSEHSVILAIAVIFDPRFKFQLVEYSYGKLYGESSSEVFTQCTRIREKLFGLFNEYQSKASYKPEVVQGNIVQEIQGEFIEDFDAFESHSFVSSAQKNQLELYLDEPRLPRNENIDVLEYWRAHNYRYPELASMARDVLSIPISTVASESAFSVGGRVLDKYRSSLKP, via the exons ATGGGGCTTAAAGAAATAGATGTTGTTGTTGACAAGATTAGGGAGTGTGTCAAATACATGAAAGGATCtcaagcaagaaaacaaaaattattggAGTGTGTTGCACAATATTCTCTAGATTCCAAAAGAGGTTTGAGGCAGGATGTTCCTACTAGATGGAACTCAACATATCTCATGCTCGCAAGTGCCATTTACTATCAGCGTGCATTTTGCCAGTTGCAACTTAGTGACTCGAATTTTAAGCATTGTCCTTCTCAAGAGGAATGGGGTAGAGCGGAAAAGATTTGCCAGTTCTTGAAAGTTTTCTATGATGCTACTTGCATTTTCTCGGGTTCAAAATATCCTACATCAAATTTGTATTTTCCAAAGGTTTGTGCAATTCAATTTCTCCTAAATAAGGAGATGAACAGTACTGATCCTTTCATGAGAAGGACGGCCACTCAAATGATGGTGAAGTTTGATAAGTATTGGTCGGAGCATTCGGTGATCTTGGCAATTGCGGTTATATTTGATCCTCGTTTTAAGTTTCAGTTGGTGGAATATTCTTATGGAAAGCTTTATGGTGAGTCATCTAGTGAGGTATTCACACAGTGTACACGAATCCGGGAAAAGCTTTTTGGTCTCTTTAACGAGTACCAATCTAAAGCCTCTTACAAACCGGAAGTTGTTCAAGGAAACATTGTTCAAGAAATCCAGGGCGAATTCATTGAG GATTTTGATGCATTTGAGAGCCATTCATTTGTTTCTAGTGCACAAAAAAATCAGCTAGAATTGTATTTGGATGAGCCTAGGCTTCCAAGAAATGAAAATATTGATGTACTTGAATATTGGAGAGCCCACAATTATAGGTATCCGGAACTTGCATCGATGGCTCGCGATGTGTTGAGTATTCCTATTTCTACGGTTGCTTCCGAATCTGCATTTAGTGTTGGTGGTCGAGTTCTTGACAAATATCGGAGTTCTTTAAAGCCTTAA